The BD1-7 clade bacterium genome includes a window with the following:
- the arfA gene encoding Peptidoglycan-binding protein ArfA, which translates to MTASLKRGTALRNSLVVAATILATTACVSNEKYDDLQKQYDDQAQELKELTDYNQLLDQEMAILENERIELNQMFQEMLIADQLEMEMLANGLNIVLPEAVLFPSGDALLSDKGNEILTRLADELKNVEYQIVITGYTDTVPIGSKLKERYSSNWELAGARAANVADLMAGAGIPANQLAAVSFGETRPIASNDTPEGRAKNRRIEIRLRPVIADQPASHAGSMIEDS; encoded by the coding sequence ATGACTGCATCCCTCAAACGCGGCACAGCACTCCGAAACTCGCTAGTAGTTGCCGCCACTATCTTGGCTACCACCGCCTGCGTCAGCAATGAAAAGTACGATGATTTGCAAAAACAGTATGATGACCAGGCACAAGAACTCAAAGAATTGACCGACTACAACCAGCTTCTTGACCAAGAAATGGCAATTCTCGAAAACGAGCGAATCGAACTCAATCAGATGTTTCAGGAAATGCTCATTGCTGATCAGCTTGAAATGGAAATGCTCGCCAATGGCCTCAATATTGTTCTCCCTGAAGCCGTATTATTTCCATCCGGCGACGCGCTGCTGTCTGATAAAGGCAATGAAATATTGACTCGACTCGCCGATGAACTAAAAAACGTCGAATATCAAATTGTGATTACCGGTTATACCGATACTGTACCGATCGGTTCTAAACTCAAAGAACGTTATTCGTCGAACTGGGAGCTTGCTGGTGCACGCGCTGCCAATGTTGCCGATCTAATGGCTGGAGCCGGTATTCCCGCCAATCAGCTCGCTGCAGTATCATTCGGCGAAACTCGCCCGATCGCATCTAACGATACCCCTGAAGGTCGCGCCAAAAATCGCCGAATAGAAATTCGACTACGCCCGGTTATTGCAGATCAGCCAGCGTCTCACGCCGGCTCTATGATCGAAGATTCCTAA
- the betI_3 gene encoding HTH-type transcriptional regulator BetI translates to MKSKSTDNKLSRDDIIAAVAELIAEQGLENLTMRNIARHVGCSVGTLPHYFDGKDDIVIAALNWSNERIFSRLGSMPLDEMRLEYLYPLISTAMPIDQQSDIEWRVRLCLWDYAVTNEDMRSKVNDINETVTEMLTGLLVHLQKSGDLTDNLDSEVTALTLYQMCIGGGFNMLHYPIDQRQNKLKSLFNYIESIRR, encoded by the coding sequence ATGAAAAGTAAATCTACAGATAACAAACTTAGTCGGGACGACATCATTGCAGCTGTCGCCGAACTCATTGCCGAGCAAGGTCTTGAAAACCTGACAATGCGGAACATCGCACGTCATGTCGGTTGTTCTGTCGGCACCCTGCCACACTACTTCGATGGCAAAGACGATATTGTTATTGCAGCGCTAAACTGGTCAAACGAACGGATTTTCAGCCGATTAGGCAGTATGCCATTGGATGAAATGCGGCTTGAATACCTCTACCCACTGATCAGCACCGCCATGCCAATAGACCAGCAATCGGATATCGAATGGCGCGTACGCCTGTGCCTGTGGGACTACGCCGTGACCAATGAAGATATGCGCAGCAAGGTCAATGACATCAATGAAACCGTGACTGAGATGCTGACGGGGTTACTGGTACACCTGCAAAAATCAGGTGACTTGACCGACAATCTCGACAGTGAAGTTACCGCGCTGACACTCTATCAGATGTGCATTGGCGGAGGCTTCAACATGCTCCACTACCCTATCGATCAACGCCAAAACAAACTCAAATCACTGTTTAACTACATCGAAAGTATCCGCCGCTAA
- the ispB gene encoding Octaprenyl diphosphate synthase yields the protein MQHIQELVAEDFSAVNQTILDQLHSRVGLVENIGHYITEAGGKRLRPLITLLAANALGYKGNKHIELAVVIEFIHTATLLHDDVVDISSLRRGRPTANANWGNAPSVLVGDFIYSRAFQMLVAIGDMEIMALLSDTTNQIAEGEVLQLTKAGDPDCSREEYLRVIRDKTAILFAGALKGAAIIADQPETIQVALYQYGLDLGIAFQLADDVLDYEGDAKVMGKNVGDDLSEGKPTLPLIYSIEQAQNGEADIVIEAIQQKSAENISDILELVQSNGALDYTREFAQKYVDSARQQLNVLPESPFRDALEQLAGFAVNRKA from the coding sequence ATGCAGCATATACAGGAATTAGTCGCTGAGGATTTTAGCGCTGTTAACCAAACCATTCTTGATCAGCTCCATTCGCGGGTCGGCCTGGTTGAAAACATTGGCCATTACATCACCGAAGCTGGCGGCAAACGGCTACGACCATTGATCACCCTGCTGGCAGCCAATGCTCTCGGTTACAAAGGCAACAAGCATATTGAACTGGCAGTGGTTATCGAGTTCATCCATACAGCCACCCTGCTGCATGATGATGTTGTGGATATTTCCAGTTTGCGCCGCGGCAGACCAACGGCGAATGCCAATTGGGGTAATGCGCCAAGTGTTCTTGTTGGCGATTTCATCTACTCACGCGCATTCCAAATGCTGGTCGCCATCGGCGATATGGAAATCATGGCGCTGCTGTCAGATACTACCAACCAGATTGCTGAAGGCGAAGTACTGCAGCTGACCAAAGCCGGCGACCCGGATTGCAGTCGAGAAGAATACCTGCGTGTTATCCGCGATAAAACGGCCATTTTGTTTGCTGGCGCCCTTAAGGGGGCAGCAATTATCGCCGACCAGCCCGAAACCATTCAAGTCGCGCTCTACCAATACGGCTTGGACTTGGGAATTGCTTTCCAGCTAGCCGACGACGTGCTTGATTACGAAGGCGATGCCAAGGTAATGGGGAAAAACGTTGGCGATGATTTATCTGAGGGCAAACCAACTCTGCCTTTAATATATTCAATTGAGCAAGCTCAAAATGGCGAAGCTGATATCGTTATCGAAGCTATCCAACAGAAAAGCGCCGAAAACATCAGCGATATTCTTGAGCTTGTACAATCAAATGGGGCGCTGGATTATACCCGTGAATTTGCCCAAAAATACGTCGACAGTGCACGCCAGCAGCTTAACGTACTGCCGGAATCACCATTTAGAGACGCACTAGAACAACTGGCTGGATTTGCCGTCAATCGAAAGGCCTGA
- the rplU gene encoding 50S ribosomal protein L21 — protein MRDSGTTVNRCYGLRNEGESRIIRSLKNLASGQCLDLPFKSTSINQQAGRLWRIHMYAVIVSGGKQHRVVEGETLKLEKIEVATEGTIEFDEVLMVGEGADVKIGAPTVEGAKVTAEVVSHGRHKKVNIIKFKRRKHHMKRAGHRQWFTEIKITGISA, from the coding sequence ATGCGAGATTCCGGTACGACAGTGAATCGCTGTTATGGGTTGCGTAATGAAGGCGAGTCTCGTATAATTCGCTCCCTGAAAAATCTGGCTTCGGGCCAGTGCCTGGACTTGCCCTTTAAATCAACCTCTATTAACCAGCAAGCAGGCCGACTTTGGAGAATACATATGTACGCAGTTATCGTAAGTGGCGGTAAGCAGCACCGAGTGGTTGAAGGTGAAACGCTGAAGCTTGAAAAAATTGAAGTTGCTACTGAAGGCACTATCGAGTTTGATGAAGTTCTTATGGTAGGCGAAGGCGCAGATGTTAAAATCGGTGCTCCTACTGTTGAAGGCGCTAAAGTGACTGCTGAGGTTGTTAGTCATGGTCGTCATAAGAAAGTGAACATCATCAAGTTCAAACGTCGTAAGCACCACATGAAGCGTGCTGGTCACCGTCAGTGGTTCACAGAGATTAAGATTACTGGAATCAGTGCTTAA
- the rpmA gene encoding 50S ribosomal protein L27 encodes MAHKKAGGSTNNGRDSISKRLGVKRFGGQAVVAGNILVRQRGTRFHAGSGVGIGKDHTLFATVPGVVKFETKGDKNRKYVSVVA; translated from the coding sequence ATGGCTCATAAGAAAGCTGGTGGTAGTACTAATAACGGTCGCGATTCGATAAGCAAACGCCTTGGTGTTAAGCGCTTTGGTGGTCAAGCCGTTGTGGCAGGTAACATTTTGGTTCGTCAGCGTGGCACACGTTTCCATGCGGGTTCAGGTGTTGGTATCGGTAAAGACCACACTTTGTTTGCAACCGTTCCTGGTGTTGTGAAATTTGAAACCAAAGGTGATAAGAATCGTAAATACGTTTCTGTTGTTGCTTAA
- the obg gene encoding GTPase Obg: MKFVDEAIVNIFAGKGGNGCMSFRREKYIPKGGPDGGDGGRGGSVILRADESLNTLSDYRYQEAYRAQGGEGGKGRQCSGKAGEDFFMVVPVGTCAYDDSTQELIGELTAHEEELVVAKGGRGGLGNVHFKSSTNRAPRQTVPGTPGEERSLRLELNVIADVGLLGFPNAGKSTLIRAVSGAQPKVANYPFTTLAPNLGVVGLDNHRSFVIADIPGLIEGAAMGAGLGIRFLKHLMRTRILLHIVDMLPYEGDPAEQAVAIASELALFSPTLAEHPRFLVLNKMDLVPEDERESRKQAVIDALGWEGPVYSISAINREGTQPLVFDLMDVIEEFRENMEDEDFAGDQLERLRLIQDEGRDSILRAAALKREQGQELVGDDDDDWDDDEFDVEVSYVRD; the protein is encoded by the coding sequence ATGAAATTTGTAGATGAGGCAATCGTAAATATCTTTGCCGGTAAAGGCGGAAACGGCTGTATGAGCTTTCGCCGGGAGAAGTATATCCCTAAAGGTGGGCCTGACGGCGGTGATGGCGGTCGTGGCGGTAGTGTCATTCTGCGAGCTGATGAATCCCTGAATACGTTATCAGATTACCGTTACCAAGAGGCTTATCGTGCCCAAGGTGGTGAGGGTGGGAAAGGGCGTCAGTGCTCGGGCAAGGCTGGTGAAGATTTTTTCATGGTCGTGCCGGTGGGTACTTGTGCCTATGATGACAGCACGCAAGAGCTCATTGGAGAGTTGACGGCGCATGAGGAAGAGTTGGTTGTAGCCAAGGGGGGTCGTGGTGGCTTGGGTAATGTGCATTTTAAATCCAGCACCAACCGTGCGCCGCGTCAGACCGTGCCGGGTACGCCGGGTGAGGAGCGCTCGCTTCGTCTGGAATTGAATGTTATTGCGGATGTTGGTTTGTTAGGGTTTCCGAATGCGGGTAAATCTACGCTTATTCGCGCGGTGTCTGGTGCTCAGCCCAAGGTAGCTAACTACCCGTTTACGACACTGGCACCCAATCTGGGTGTTGTTGGTCTTGATAATCATCGAAGTTTCGTTATTGCGGATATTCCAGGTTTGATTGAAGGCGCTGCTATGGGCGCGGGCCTGGGTATTCGTTTCCTTAAGCATCTTATGCGTACGCGAATTCTCCTGCACATTGTTGATATGTTGCCGTATGAAGGTGATCCGGCAGAGCAGGCAGTTGCCATTGCGTCTGAATTGGCATTGTTTAGTCCGACGCTAGCTGAGCATCCACGGTTTTTGGTATTGAATAAAATGGATTTGGTGCCTGAAGATGAGCGTGAATCGCGCAAGCAGGCGGTTATTGATGCATTGGGCTGGGAGGGACCTGTTTATAGTATTTCAGCGATCAATCGAGAGGGTACTCAGCCGCTAGTCTTTGACTTGATGGATGTGATTGAAGAGTTTCGTGAAAACATGGAAGACGAAGACTTTGCTGGAGATCAACTCGAGCGTTTGCGCCTTATTCAGGATGAGGGGCGTGACAGTATCTTGCGGGCTGCGGCGCTTAAGCGTGAGCAGGGTCAAGAGCTGGTAGGTGACGACGACGATGATTGGGATGATGATGAATTTGATGTCGAAGTGTCTTACGTTCGTGACTAA
- the proB gene encoding Glutamate 5-kinase, which yields MSDKRQKLASSRRVVVKIGSALLTNDGKGLDRHAMASWVKQMAALRQQGIEILLVSSGAVAEGVVRQGLAERPERLPELQAAAAIGQMGLVQAYESEFNQYGIASAQILLVHDDLTHVVRFNNARETLKVLLGWQAIPIVNENDTVATDELKFGDNDTLAAMVANIVEADTLIILTDQDAMYDADPRKVSDAKVIHEAEAGDEALLVMAGDGGKLGRGGMSTKVKAADLAACTGADTVIVGGRIDRVLERVIAGECLGTLLYSNQQSLADRKAWFESLRA from the coding sequence GTGAGTGACAAAAGACAAAAACTCGCAAGCAGCCGACGAGTGGTTGTAAAGATCGGTAGTGCGCTGTTAACGAATGACGGTAAGGGGCTAGACCGGCACGCGATGGCAAGTTGGGTTAAGCAGATGGCTGCGCTGCGTCAGCAGGGCATAGAAATCCTTCTTGTGTCTTCTGGGGCGGTTGCTGAGGGCGTTGTTCGTCAGGGGTTGGCTGAGCGTCCAGAGCGCCTGCCTGAGCTTCAGGCGGCTGCTGCAATTGGCCAGATGGGGTTGGTGCAGGCCTACGAATCTGAGTTTAACCAATATGGTATTGCTTCTGCGCAGATATTGCTTGTGCATGATGATTTGACCCATGTTGTGCGATTCAATAATGCGCGTGAGACGCTTAAGGTCTTATTGGGCTGGCAGGCTATTCCTATCGTCAATGAGAATGATACGGTGGCAACGGATGAACTCAAATTTGGCGACAATGACACGCTGGCTGCTATGGTGGCAAATATTGTTGAAGCCGATACCCTGATTATTTTGACCGACCAAGATGCCATGTATGATGCGGACCCGCGTAAGGTGTCTGATGCGAAAGTAATACATGAGGCGGAGGCGGGTGATGAGGCGTTGCTTGTGATGGCTGGTGATGGCGGCAAGCTCGGGCGTGGCGGTATGTCGACCAAGGTTAAGGCTGCTGATCTGGCGGCCTGCACGGGGGCGGATACGGTGATTGTTGGTGGGCGTATTGATCGTGTGCTTGAGCGTGTTATTGCAGGAGAGTGTCTGGGAACGCTATTGTACTCGAATCAGCAATCTCTGGCAGATCGTAAGGCTTGGTTTGAGAGTCTTAGGGCTTAA
- the rpsT gene encoding 30S ribosomal protein S20, with amino-acid sequence MANSPQAKKRARQADKSRAHNASQRSMVRTYVKKVIAAIDAKDGQAAQDAFKAAAPVIDRMADKGIIHKNKAARLKSRLNKRVKAVAA; translated from the coding sequence GTGGCTAATTCTCCACAAGCAAAAAAACGTGCTCGTCAAGCTGATAAGTCACGTGCTCATAACGCCAGTCAACGCTCGATGGTTCGCACCTACGTGAAGAAAGTCATCGCTGCTATTGACGCAAAAGACGGCCAGGCTGCACAAGACGCATTCAAAGCTGCCGCTCCTGTGATCGATCGCATGGCTGACAAAGGCATCATTCACAAGAACAAAGCTGCTCGTCTTAAGAGCCGCCTGAACAAGCGAGTTAAAGCAGTAGCTGCATAA
- the dgcT_2 gene encoding putative diguanylate cyclase DgcT translates to MTLVDKRILRVTQALVLAALAPIGWMLLQYLMGIDVYATIREDSLVYWYMFVGSALAFVSFGFYVGTNEMHLESLAITDEATELHNERFFKQRLPEEAARAGRLRQHFALIYLSLDHFSDINSLYGRSVGNSALKLIANAISGVARKDEIIARVGEAEFVILLTDCSQGQANIAAARFLKCVSDVEFQVEKGKQISITASIGLISSETNNSDEWQLYTFAETAMYRARRDGRNQVAAYNID, encoded by the coding sequence ATGACACTTGTCGATAAACGTATTTTACGGGTTACCCAGGCCCTTGTTCTAGCTGCTTTGGCACCGATCGGCTGGATGCTATTGCAGTACCTGATGGGTATCGATGTATATGCCACAATCCGTGAAGATAGCCTGGTTTACTGGTATATGTTTGTTGGTTCAGCNCTGGCATTTGTTAGTTTCGGGTTTTATGTCGGTACCAATGAGATGCATTTGGAATCATTGGCGATTACCGATGAGGCGACTGAGCTCCACAACGAACGCTTTTTCAAGCAACGACTGCCAGAAGAAGCTGCACGTGCCGGCCGGTTACGACAGCATTTTGCACTAATTTATCTAAGCCTTGATCATTTTTCTGACATTAACAGCCTGTATGGGCGTAGCGTTGGTAACAGTGCGCTGAAGTTGATCGCGAATGCCATTAGTGGTGTTGCGCGAAAAGATGAAATTATCGCGAGAGTGGGTGAGGCAGAATTTGTGATTTTGCTGACGGATTGTTCTCAGGGGCAAGCGAATATCGCTGCGGCACGTTTTCTTAAATGTGTCAGCGATGTTGAGTTTCAGGTTGAGAAGGGAAAGCAGATTAGTATCACTGCCAGTATCGGTTTGATCAGCTCAGAAACCAACAACAGTGATGAGTGGCAATTATACACATTTGCTGAAACTGCCATGTATCGAGCGCGGCGCGATGGTCGCAATCAGGTTGCGGCATACAATATCGATTAA
- the dgkA gene encoding Diacylglycerol kinase, which produces MLFAFYYSFKGFRAAWQYEAAFRQELTAMLAMLPLAFWLGETAEQQILLIAPCILVVIVELINSAIEAVVDRIGVEKHELSGQAKDMGSAAVLCSLLLVMISWGMIGWQRFGMALTS; this is translated from the coding sequence ATGCTCTTTGCTTTTTACTACTCTTTTAAAGGGTTTCGTGCGGCTTGGCAGTATGAAGCTGCATTTCGCCAGGAGCTTACCGCCATGCTGGCCATGCTGCCGCTGGCATTTTGGCTAGGTGAGACAGCTGAACAGCAAATCCTACTGATCGCTCCCTGTATTCTTGTGGTGATTGTTGAATTAATTAACTCTGCCATCGAAGCCGTTGTCGATCGCATAGGGGTAGAAAAACACGAACTATCAGGTCAAGCCAAAGATATGGGGTCTGCCGCGGTATTGTGTAGCCTGTTACTGGTGATGATCAGCTGGGGAATGATCGGCTGGCAGCGCTTCGGCATGGCGCTGACATCCTAA
- the nadE gene encoding Glutamine-dependent NAD(+) synthetase, producing the protein MPQTIIAMAQINTLVGDISGNTRKTIDVTHQAIAEHQADIVLYPELTLIGYPPEDLLLRPSVGRRIQRALDELLQASREMSAAMVVGAPIVEDGVLYNAALVIYQGKVINTYYKQALPNYQVFDEQRYFAAGDEAATFELNGITFGLSICEDIWHPEPTAQSQMVGADILLNLNASPYHRGKPSERQELLQKRAEETGLGIIYTNAVGAQDELVFDGGSMAVGGDQTLCVKAPGYSEALVPVAVEKTDSGIIMHQGEVTEPMAPLACVYQALVIGLRDYINKNGFKGALLGLSGGIDSGLTLAIAVDALGPERVMSVMMPFKWTSEMSKEDAGKQAETLGVDYASIAIEPMYDAFMSGLEDQFVGTEKDTTEENLQARCRGVLLMAMSNKKGYLVTTTGNKSENSVGYSTLYGDMAGGFNVLKDVPKTLVYELAQFRNNMARKCGDADAIPQRVIDRPPSAELAPDQVDEDSLPPYDQLDRMLELYIERDYSADEIVADGFDKETVYRITRLVDINEYKRRQAPVGTRITKRGFGRDRRYPITNGWRAGE; encoded by the coding sequence ATGCCCCAGACAATCATAGCCATGGCGCAAATTAATACCTTGGTCGGTGATATTAGTGGCAATACTCGTAAAACCATCGATGTCACCCATCAGGCTATTGCCGAACATCAGGCGGATATTGTGCTGTATCCGGAGCTGACACTCATTGGTTACCCACCAGAAGACCTGTTATTGCGGCCAAGTGTTGGGCGACGTATCCAGCGTGCGCTTGATGAGCTTTTACAGGCTAGTCGCGAAATGAGCGCAGCGATGGTTGTGGGCGCCCCCATTGTTGAAGATGGCGTGCTCTACAACGCCGCTTTGGTGATCTACCAAGGCAAGGTTATTAATACCTACTACAAACAAGCCCTGCCCAATTATCAGGTGTTTGATGAGCAGCGTTATTTTGCAGCGGGTGATGAAGCGGCGACGTTCGAATTGAATGGAATTACCTTTGGTTTGAGTATTTGTGAAGATATTTGGCATCCGGAACCTACGGCGCAGTCGCAGATGGTTGGCGCTGATATTTTGTTGAACCTGAATGCTTCGCCATATCATCGGGGCAAGCCTTCCGAGCGTCAGGAATTACTGCAGAAGCGTGCCGAAGAAACTGGCCTGGGTATCATTTATACCAATGCTGTTGGCGCTCAGGATGAACTTGTTTTTGATGGTGGTTCGATGGCCGTTGGCGGTGATCAAACATTGTGTGTCAAAGCACCGGGTTACAGCGAAGCGCTGGTACCCGTTGCTGTAGAGAAAACAGACAGCGGAATCATTATGCATCAAGGCGAAGTTACTGAGCCTATGGCGCCGCTGGCCTGTGTTTACCAAGCATTGGTGATTGGGCTGCGTGATTACATCAACAAAAATGGTTTTAAAGGTGCACTGCTGGGGTTATCAGGCGGTATTGATTCTGGGCTGACATTAGCCATCGCTGTGGATGCCTTGGGGCCTGAACGTGTAATGTCTGTCATGATGCCGTTTAAATGGACATCAGAAATGAGCAAAGAAGACGCTGGGAAGCAGGCAGAGACGTTAGGCGTCGACTATGCCTCGATCGCAATTGAGCCTATGTATGACGCCTTTATGAGCGGGCTTGAGGATCAATTTGTTGGAACCGAGAAAGATACTACGGAAGAAAATTTGCAAGCGCGCTGCCGCGGCGTGTTGTTGATGGCGATGTCGAATAAGAAGGGCTATCTGGTAACCACAACGGGTAACAAATCAGAAAATTCGGTGGGTTATTCAACTCTCTATGGCGATATGGCCGGTGGCTTTAACGTGCTGAAAGATGTGCCGAAGACGTTGGTGTATGAATTGGCCCAGTTCCGTAATAATATGGCACGAAAATGTGGCGATGCCGATGCGATTCCACAGCGAGTGATTGATCGACCACCGTCAGCTGAGCTCGCACCGGATCAAGTTGATGAAGACAGCCTGCCCCCATACGATCAGCTTGATCGTATGCTTGAGCTTTATATCGAGCGCGATTATAGCGCCGATGAAATTGTTGCGGACGGGTTCGATAAAGAAACGGTTTATCGTATAACGCGATTGGTTGATATTAACGAATACAAACGCCGACAAGCGCCAGTAGGCACACGTATTACCAAACGTGGTTTTGGTAGAGATCGACGTTACCCGATTACCAATGGTTGGCGCGCGGGCGAGTAA
- the bamD gene encoding Outer membrane protein assembly factor BamD, translated as MRSFLLVIFSCLFLAACAGQSKNQFDNLSEDQLYQKARSYMVDRKFNKAVEAYQALETRFPFGKYAEQSQLEIITAYYQSQEYEAAIASADRFTRLHPQHPEADYAYYYKGLANFDANRTLFDRFFNMDMAKRDPGTARDSFNDFAELLSKYPDSRFAADARGRMIFLRNILARHEVHVADFYMRRAAYMAAVNRGSYVVEHFQETPAVGDALAIMVQGYNAMGLPDLAEDSLEVLRVNFPKHHSLKNGKFNPEYTLKTSELQAAEDGTSGYSRPKNKL; from the coding sequence ATGCGGAGCTTCCTCCTTGTTATCTTCAGCTGCCTGTTTCTGGCGGCCTGTGCAGGCCAATCCAAGAACCAGTTCGATAACCTCAGTGAAGATCAGCTTTATCAAAAAGCTCGCTCTTACATGGTTGACCGCAAGTTTAACAAAGCGGTCGAAGCCTATCAGGCGCTGGAAACACGTTTCCCATTTGGCAAATACGCTGAACAATCCCAGCTGGAAATCATTACGGCTTATTACCAATCGCAGGAATACGAAGCTGCAATTGCATCTGCAGACCGTTTCACACGACTGCATCCGCAACATCCGGAAGCGGATTATGCCTATTACTACAAGGGCCTGGCAAATTTTGATGCCAATCGGACCTTATTTGACCGCTTTTTCAACATGGATATGGCCAAGCGTGACCCCGGTACCGCACGTGACTCTTTCAACGATTTTGCCGAATTATTGTCCAAATACCCCGATAGCCGTTTTGCTGCCGACGCGCGCGGCCGTATGATCTTCTTGCGTAATATTCTTGCACGTCACGAAGTACACGTTGCTGATTTCTACATGCGCCGTGCCGCATATATGGCTGCTGTAAACCGCGGTTCATACGTGGTTGAGCATTTCCAGGAGACACCTGCCGTCGGTGATGCACTGGCCATTATGGTTCAAGGCTACAATGCCATGGGCTTACCCGATTTGGCAGAAGACAGCTTGGAAGTGCTGCGAGTCAACTTCCCTAAGCACCACTCATTGAAAAACGGCAAGTTTAACCCGGAATACACACTGAAAACGTCTGAGCTTCAAGCTGCTGAAGATGGTACTTCAGGTTATAGCCGTCCGAAGAACAAGCTTTAA
- the rluD gene encoding Ribosomal large subunit pseudouridine synthase D, translated as MPTQEHIHLTAVVSEEHDLERFDVATSHAFPDYSRSRLQQWIKSGEITLDGAKARPKDKVFEGQAILLDVTIEIEDEADRAQPIDLDIVHEDDSLIVINKPVGLVVHPAAGHSDSTLMNGLLYHAPELANIPRAGIVHRLDKDTSGLMVVAKTLPAHHSLIGQLQERSVSRQYYAIVQGVMTAGGTVEEPIGRHPRDRQKQAVVPFGGKEAITHYRVVDRFRAHTLVRCQLETGRTHQIRVHMAHIRYPLLGDKTYAGRPKIPKASSPEFTHALQRFPRQALHAFRLGLNHPEDGEYCEWEIDMPDDMQALLGAMASDQREHS; from the coding sequence ATGCCAACGCAAGAACACATACACCTGACAGCCGTTGTTTCTGAAGAACATGATCTTGAGCGTTTCGACGTGGCAACCTCACATGCATTTCCTGACTATTCGCGTTCGCGCCTGCAACAATGGATTAAAAGCGGCGAGATTACGCTAGACGGCGCTAAGGCTCGCCCGAAGGATAAGGTCTTTGAAGGGCAAGCGATTTTACTGGATGTCACCATTGAAATTGAGGATGAGGCTGATAGAGCTCAACCAATTGACCTTGATATCGTTCATGAAGATGACAGCTTGATTGTGATCAACAAGCCCGTTGGGCTTGTTGTGCATCCAGCGGCAGGGCATTCCGACAGCACACTTATGAATGGCTTGTTATATCACGCACCGGAATTAGCTAATATTCCCCGTGCTGGCATTGTTCACCGATTAGATAAAGATACTTCAGGTCTGATGGTGGTCGCCAAAACCTTGCCTGCTCACCATTCCTTGATTGGGCAGTTGCAAGAACGTTCGGTATCCCGACAGTACTATGCGATTGTGCAGGGGGTGATGACCGCAGGAGGCACTGTAGAAGAACCCATCGGGCGTCACCCCCGCGATCGCCAAAAGCAGGCTGTGGTCCCATTTGGTGGTAAAGAAGCTATCACGCATTACCGTGTAGTCGATCGCTTCAGAGCGCATACGTTGGTGCGTTGCCAGCTTGAAACAGGGCGTACTCATCAGATTCGTGTGCATATGGCGCACATTCGTTATCCGCTGTTAGGTGATAAAACCTATGCTGGGCGCCCAAAAATTCCGAAAGCCTCGTCACCTGAGTTCACGCATGCGCTGCAGCGCTTTCCGCGTCAAGCATTGCACGCATTTCGCCTAGGTTTAAATCACCCGGAAGATGGCGAATATTGTGAGTGGGAAATTGATATGCCCGACGACATGCAAGCATTGCTCGGTGCCATGGCTAGTGATCAGCGCGAGCATTCATGA